The DNA sequence TGGGGGTTGAGTTTCATGGCCTTGTAGGCAATGTCGCCGACCATGGAGATAATGGTGCGTTGACCGTGACTGAGATTGTTGAATGCCACTGCTTTTTTACCATCCCCGCCATGGCCACGGAAACAGATTTCAAGACGACCCCGCTTTACTGAGTAGCGCACGTTAACAGGAGACTCAAAGCATCCTGAAACCGCCTCCTTCCATGCGGCAAAAGTTGAAATATCGCCATTTTGCCCTTCAAGACTGATTAGATGCTGGTCACGAACCCAACGTATAAGGTCGGCGGAGGAAACTTTTGGATCATGGCTGAACCTATAGGCATCAAAGCGGCTGGGTTTTGCATCGGCTTTCGTGTCTTTAGGCTCATTCCACGACCGACTGGCACCATAGTAAGAAAGCAACGGCAAATTCAAGTCCTTCCCGTCTTGTATTTTGTTGTAAGCGCTTTCCGCGATTTTCTTGATTTTCGAAGCCTTGCGGGTGGTGGTTCTGCTCTTAATGCTAATCAGTTCCCTGCACCAACTTAATGATATTGCTTGATTGGTGTCGTGGTCCAAGACGGTTCCGGTAACTTCAATTTCTACCGGATAGTAATCCTTGTAATCCGGACCGCTCTCGAAAAATCGCACTAACTCACGAGCCTCATGCCTTTGAATGTGCCGAGGCTTGGCCTTGGGAATGCCCAACAAGTAAGAACCCATCGCCACAGACAAAGCATCCAAGATTGATGTTTTGCCCGCGCCGTTGTCACCGACAATAACCGTAAAGTTAGGGTGCAACCGTTGCTCAAACTGCTCCAGCCCTTTGAAGTCTTTCAGCCTGATTTGGTCAATGCGCACTATTACATAATAGTCCACTGTCTTATGAGCATGTCAAGACCGGTCAATCAATCATAAAGGGAAACCCTCTCCGCAATCCCCGCCATTTCCCTGACAAACCTTGAGCGCGGCATAACCTCATCGCACCCCAGCTTTTTGAACTCTTCCGCCGTTTCCTTTTGAACATGCGGGTAGTAGCCCGCGCAGAACACACCGGGAATTTCCTCTTTCACAAGCGCAAGCGCCCGCCGCGCTTCGGTATCGGCAAGGTCAAGTATCACCATCCGCGCGGGGCCGCCGCGCGCGGCGGAGAGCAACTCACCGGCGGAGCGGGCGAACAGCACTTCCGCCTTTGGAGACAAAGCCTCCCGTATGCGAGATGAGAACATCAAATCCTTTGTAAGCGCGACAACCTTCATACGGGCTTCCACCTTGCCCCGAAAGCATATAACCTAACCCGCGCAATGAGAACAACGTTTATGGCTCTCGCCGTGGCGGCGATATGGGGGCTGAGCCCCATCTTTGAGAAGATGAGCCTCAAAGACGCTTCCACAACGGTCGTTATGACAATACGGCTGGTCTTCATCTCCGCCGTGATAGCGGTGTTTGCGGTTGCAACGGGGAAAACGCCGGAGATGTTTCAGGTTAGCGGAAAGACGCTGACGCTGATCCTCGTTTCCGGTCTTCTCGGCGGAGTGATAGGGCTGTTTATGTTCTTTTCCGCTCTCAAGCAGGGCGATGCCTCTTATGTGATTCCCATAGCGGCAACCGCGCCGCTTTTCACCGCGCTTTACGCATGGGTTCTGCTCGGAGAGAAAATAACAACAATGCGCCTTGCGGGCATTGCCCTGATATCCATAGGCGCTGCGCTGGTTTATCTTACAGACAAGGCGAGATGAGCAAACTTGCCGAAGCCGAAGAAAAACGGAAAGAGTCAAATCTGCCGCTTGGGT is a window from the Candidatus Dadabacteria bacterium genome containing:
- a CDS encoding AAA family ATPase gives rise to the protein MDYYVIVRIDQIRLKDFKGLEQFEQRLHPNFTVIVGDNGAGKTSILDALSVAMGSYLLGIPKAKPRHIQRHEARELVRFFESGPDYKDYYPVEIEVTGTVLDHDTNQAISLSWCRELISIKSRTTTRKASKIKKIAESAYNKIQDGKDLNLPLLSYYGASRSWNEPKDTKADAKPSRFDAYRFSHDPKVSSADLIRWVRDQHLISLEGQNGDISTFAAWKEAVSGCFESPVNVRYSVKRGRLEICFRGHGGDGKKAVAFNNLSHGQRTIISMVGDIAYKAMKLNPHLGADALVKTSGIVLIDEIDLHLHPKWQRQIVGALSEAFPKIQFVATTHSPFIIQSLKKGMVVNLDTKEVESEAYNLAIEDIAESIQLVEMPQRSEKHRQLMEASSQYYQLLEKAKGESNKEALDDKRRKLDEIMEDFADNPAAAAMLKFNRLASGIDK
- a CDS encoding EamA family transporter gives rise to the protein MRTTFMALAVAAIWGLSPIFEKMSLKDASTTVVMTIRLVFISAVIAVFAVATGKTPEMFQVSGKTLTLILVSGLLGGVIGLFMFFSALKQGDASYVIPIAATAPLFTALYAWVLLGEKITTMRLAGIALISIGAALVYLTDKAR